Proteins co-encoded in one Halostella limicola genomic window:
- a CDS encoding universal stress protein, with protein MSSETDDEDILAHVLLPVAHEADALATATALEPYGPTHVTALHVVEKGGGVPDKTPVEQSEDLAAESYAAVQSVFPDADVHTAYGRDVAAEIFNAADEVGASAIAYRSRGGNRLMKFLSGDISVKLVTKANRPVIALPREDEV; from the coding sequence ATGAGCAGTGAGACCGACGACGAAGACATCCTCGCCCACGTACTTCTTCCCGTCGCTCACGAAGCTGATGCGTTGGCGACGGCGACTGCCCTGGAACCTTACGGGCCGACTCATGTGACCGCCCTCCACGTTGTAGAGAAGGGCGGCGGCGTGCCAGACAAGACGCCGGTCGAGCAATCCGAGGACCTAGCCGCAGAATCGTACGCCGCCGTCCAGTCCGTATTCCCCGATGCCGACGTACACACCGCCTACGGGCGGGACGTGGCTGCTGAGATTTTCAACGCCGCTGACGAGGTCGGCGCCAGCGCCATCGCTTACCGTTCCCGCGGGGGGAATAGACTTATGAAGTTTCTGTCTGGCGACATTTCGGTGAAACTGGTGACCAAGGCGAACCGCCCCGTCATCGCCCTTCCTCGTGAGGACGAGGTATGA
- a CDS encoding amino acid permease has product MSEEDLAKDLGPLAALTIGVGTMIGAGIFVLPGEAILKAGSLASVAFVLGGVIAMFTALSASELGTAMPRSGGAYYYVNHALGPMLGSVAGWANWLGLAFASAFYMVGFGRYIARIFGLSGTVGVGSLSITVVKLIALVGGAFFVLVNYVGAKETGRLQNIIVVLLVGILTVFTFLGTLRAEPSNLPAATDVVTTLETTGLIFVSYLGFVQITSVAEEIKDPGKNLPRAVIGSVVIVTVVYALVLVIMSAAVPPGFIADIISSDAENPIAVVEVGDYIQGAAMGGALLFGGLLATASSANASILASSRINFAMGRDRIVTPALNEIHQRFGTPYRAIGITGGLILLFIIIGDLTLLSGAASGLHLIIYGLLNLALIVMRYVGPEEYTPDFVVPLYPLLPILGVVFSFALLVFVASDALILSFGIAVAAILWYFLYARTRTEKQGILSKHIISRSREMPDAAVSAATSVQPDGGQFRVMVPLANPAHEQELITLASAIAKQRGGTVVATHIVTVPDQTALAAAAERSDDIDDSSQHLLDNAREDAETFGVDVETHTILSHKSYEAIFDAARTHTADLVVMGWGPDSHGSPGRAESAIDELTEAVPCDFLILRDRGFDPSRILLPTAGGPDSELSATIAKYLQAEFDAEVTLLNVAADREAGEQFLTEWAIDNELEDADLLVKTGDVESAIRNAADDSTLLLLGATEEGLLRRLVTGSLVLDVIDDVECSVLLAEKHRDRGLIERLF; this is encoded by the coding sequence ATGAGTGAGGAAGATCTCGCCAAGGACCTCGGACCACTCGCGGCTCTGACGATCGGTGTTGGGACGATGATTGGTGCGGGCATCTTCGTCCTGCCGGGCGAGGCTATCCTCAAGGCCGGGTCGCTGGCGTCCGTGGCATTCGTTTTGGGGGGCGTCATCGCCATGTTCACGGCGCTGTCGGCCAGCGAACTCGGCACTGCGATGCCCCGCTCGGGCGGGGCCTACTACTACGTCAACCACGCGCTGGGGCCGATGTTAGGGTCGGTCGCCGGCTGGGCCAACTGGCTCGGACTGGCCTTCGCCAGCGCCTTCTACATGGTCGGATTTGGCCGGTACATCGCCCGCATCTTCGGTCTCTCCGGTACTGTCGGCGTCGGGTCGCTATCGATCACCGTGGTGAAGCTGATCGCGCTCGTCGGTGGCGCCTTCTTCGTTCTCGTCAACTACGTCGGCGCGAAGGAGACGGGCCGACTCCAGAACATCATCGTCGTTCTGTTGGTAGGTATCCTCACCGTGTTCACGTTCCTGGGGACGCTCCGAGCCGAACCGTCGAATCTCCCGGCTGCTACTGATGTCGTCACCACTCTGGAGACCACGGGGCTCATCTTCGTCTCCTATCTCGGCTTCGTCCAGATAACGAGTGTGGCCGAGGAAATCAAGGACCCCGGTAAGAACCTCCCACGCGCGGTGATCGGCAGTGTTGTCATCGTGACAGTCGTTTACGCCCTCGTCTTGGTAATCATGAGCGCGGCCGTTCCCCCGGGGTTCATCGCAGACATCATCAGCTCTGACGCCGAGAACCCCATCGCCGTCGTTGAAGTGGGAGACTACATTCAAGGAGCCGCGATGGGCGGTGCCCTGCTGTTCGGTGGCCTCCTTGCGACCGCCTCAAGTGCGAACGCCTCCATCCTTGCTTCCTCGCGTATCAACTTCGCCATGGGTCGTGACCGCATCGTCACACCGGCGCTCAACGAGATCCATCAGAGGTTTGGAACCCCCTATCGGGCTATCGGCATCACCGGCGGGCTCATTCTCCTGTTTATCATCATCGGCGATCTGACGCTACTGTCCGGGGCAGCCTCGGGACTGCATCTCATCATCTACGGCCTGTTGAACTTGGCACTTATCGTGATGCGCTACGTCGGACCCGAGGAGTACACCCCAGATTTCGTCGTCCCGTTGTATCCGCTGTTGCCGATACTGGGTGTCGTTTTTTCCTTTGCACTGCTGGTCTTTGTCGCCAGTGATGCACTCATACTTTCGTTCGGCATCGCGGTGGCGGCGATACTGTGGTATTTCCTCTATGCTCGTACTCGAACCGAGAAACAGGGAATCCTCTCGAAGCATATCATCTCACGCTCACGGGAAATGCCTGACGCAGCCGTCAGCGCTGCCACGAGCGTCCAACCAGATGGCGGGCAGTTCCGTGTGATGGTGCCACTGGCCAATCCCGCACACGAGCAGGAACTCATCACGCTCGCCAGTGCTATCGCCAAACAACGGGGTGGGACAGTGGTCGCCACCCATATCGTGACGGTGCCTGACCAGACGGCACTAGCGGCTGCCGCCGAACGATCCGACGATATCGACGATAGTTCACAGCACCTGCTTGACAATGCCCGTGAGGACGCTGAAACGTTCGGCGTCGACGTCGAGACGCACACCATCCTGTCGCACAAATCCTACGAGGCGATCTTCGATGCCGCTCGAACCCACACCGCCGACCTCGTCGTTATGGGCTGGGGGCCTGACTCGCATGGCTCTCCTGGACGGGCGGAGTCTGCGATCGACGAGCTCACCGAGGCCGTCCCCTGTGATTTCCTGATTCTGCGCGACCGTGGATTCGATCCCTCGCGCATACTGCTCCCGACGGCCGGTGGCCCGGATTCGGAGCTGTCGGCCACCATCGCAAAATACCTCCAAGCGGAGTTCGACGCCGAGGTGACCTTACTCAACGTCGCTGCAGACCGCGAGGCAGGCGAGCAGTTCCTCACAGAGTGGGCGATAGACAACGAATTAGAGGACGCTGATTTGCTCGTCAAAACCGGAGACGTAGAGTCAGCGATCCGGAACGCTGCGGACGATTCGACGCTTCTGCTTCTCGGTGCGACAGAAGAGGGGCTCCTCCGCAGACTCGTCACCGGGTCGCTCGTACTGGACGTTATCGACGATGTGGAGTGTTCGGTCCTGCTCGCAGAGAAACACCGCGACCGTGGATTGATTGAACGGTTATTCTAG
- a CDS encoding tyrosine-type recombinase/integrase, translated as MDPTQDDATPGADGAKIPIDAPLEDFLDDKATALHEDGSRSGAYAAQLERVLPLWIDWLDERGVDHLAALDERTLARWVRRYLDQRVKANEADGDDGITRATAWTYFNAVRAYLGWCETWGYVDQNPAEDPMPLEAMPDRPSNSSGDRQFWSPEQRRTLLRYVDDRAREAIDEDGTDALAPVRDWALAYLIGYSGVRGAEVLSRSDDDREGRNGATWDDLDLDAGTIDVLGKSQHDEQAPLTDKPVPALRHWHDALDPADDWPLFPTFHRPSLWGSVREDLRERGRAEDEVDEMLAPFDDPLDAIREYDCTPPALTTSGGRRLFRRLSVAADVDTSDDPKDYLTLHGGRRGAGEMYYREAGHSAAQRALRHADPSTTSEMYSHIEASELSDIGSEVFDGE; from the coding sequence ATGGACCCGACTCAGGACGACGCTACCCCGGGGGCTGACGGCGCGAAGATCCCGATCGACGCGCCCCTCGAAGACTTCCTCGACGACAAGGCGACCGCGCTCCACGAGGACGGATCTCGCTCCGGCGCCTATGCCGCGCAGCTGGAGCGCGTCCTCCCGCTCTGGATAGACTGGCTGGACGAGCGCGGGGTCGACCATCTGGCAGCGCTCGACGAGCGGACCCTCGCGCGCTGGGTGCGGCGCTACCTCGACCAGCGCGTCAAGGCGAACGAGGCCGACGGGGACGATGGGATCACCCGCGCGACCGCGTGGACGTACTTCAACGCCGTCCGGGCGTACCTCGGCTGGTGCGAGACGTGGGGATACGTCGACCAGAACCCCGCCGAGGACCCGATGCCGCTCGAAGCGATGCCGGACCGACCTTCGAACTCGTCTGGCGACCGGCAGTTCTGGAGCCCGGAACAGCGCCGGACGTTGCTCCGGTACGTGGACGACCGCGCGCGCGAGGCGATCGACGAGGACGGGACCGACGCGCTCGCGCCCGTCCGCGACTGGGCGCTGGCGTACCTGATCGGCTACTCCGGCGTCCGCGGGGCCGAGGTGCTGTCCCGCAGCGACGACGACCGCGAGGGTCGCAACGGCGCGACGTGGGACGACCTCGACCTGGACGCCGGCACCATCGACGTACTGGGGAAGAGCCAGCACGACGAGCAGGCGCCGCTCACGGACAAGCCGGTGCCTGCGCTGCGGCACTGGCACGACGCCCTCGACCCGGCGGACGACTGGCCGCTGTTCCCGACGTTTCACCGGCCGAGCCTCTGGGGGTCCGTTCGCGAGGATCTCCGCGAGCGCGGACGCGCGGAGGACGAAGTTGACGAGATGCTGGCCCCGTTCGATGACCCGCTTGACGCGATACGGGAATACGACTGTACGCCCCCGGCGCTGACCACGTCCGGCGGTAGACGGCTGTTCAGGCGACTGAGCGTCGCCGCGGACGTGGACACCAGCGACGACCCCAAGGACTACCTGACGCTACACGGTGGCCGTCGTGGCGCCGGCGAGATGTACTACCGCGAGGCCGGGCATTCGGCGGCCCAGCGGGCGCTTCGCCACGCCGACCCGTCGACGACCTCGGAGATGTACTCCCACATCGAGGCGAGCGAACTGTCCGATATCGGTTCGGAGGTCTTCGACGGCGAGTAA